TAACGGGGTTCGTTCGGTACAAAAACATTTTTCTGTTAAGAGACCCCTTCGCGCTACTTCCCTCCCATCGAACTAACCGGCACGCTCCGTCGTACCGGATTCCCCGGTGCGTGCTGCCCTCCGGGCTGACGGTCCGCTGAAGGCGAGATCTCGCTCCGCCGGACCAGAGGCCGCCGCTAGGGATACGTCTTGGGACCGCGCGGTATTCCCGCGCTGTCCCCCCGGCGAAGCCGGCCCCGGGTCCAACGCCCTGCGTTGGTGGTTCAAATGGCTCAACTTCTGGGCGAAAAGAGCCGATAAGATAAATGAGACCTTCTATTTATTCAAATGCAGGTGGTCCATATGCCCGGGACGATTCTTGTTATCGATGATGATGCCGATATCCGCCGGCTGATCCGCTTTGCCCTCGAAGAGCATGATTACGAAGTGATTGAAGCCAATGACGGGGAGTCCGGGCTGGCGCAGTTTACCACGGTGCTGCCCGATCTCTCGATCATCGATGTCGGTCTGCCGGGGAAATATGACGGTGTGGATGTCCTGCGGTTCATGCATGATGTGCAGGCCCGCCATCCGGTGCTGATTATCAGCGGTCAGGCCTCTCCTGAAAAGGCCGTGGAAGCCATGAAGCAGGGTGCGTTCGATTATCTGGGCAAACCGCTCAACCTCGAAAAGCTCTCGCTCCTGATTGAGCGCGCGTTGACCTTTGCCCGCAAAGATACCGAACTGGAGCGGGTCACCGAGACCACCAAGGCCACCTTCGGGTTTGACCGCCTTATCGGCTCCTGCGGGTGCATGCAGGATGTCATCAACACCGCCCGCAAGGTGGCCACCGTGCCCTTTGCCACCGTGCTGCTCACCGGAGATTCCGGCACCGGCAAGGAACTCATTGCCCATGCCATTCACCTTGCCAGTTCCAATGCCAAGGAGCCGTTTGTCGAGGTCAACTGCGCCGCCATGCCGGAGAACCTGCTCGAAGCCGAACTCTTCGGTTTCGAAAAAGGCGCGTTCACCGATGCCAAGGCGCGCAAACGGGGCCTGTTCGAAGTGGCCTCCGCCGGAACCTTCTTCCTCGATGAAATGGGAGACATGCCGCCCAATTTGCAGGTCAAACTGCTGAAGGTAATCGAAGAGCGCAGTTTCCGCCGCCTCGGCGGCACCCAGACGCTGAATGTACAGTTCCGCCTGATCGCCGCCACCAATGCCGATCTGCACGAGCGCATGGCCGTCGGCATGTTCCGCCGTGATCTCTATTACCGCCTGAATGTGTTTACCATTCACCTCCCGCCGTTGCGGGAGCGGGGCCGGGACATTATCGAAATCGCCGAGCACTTCGTGCGGCACTTCAACAAAGAGTTCGGCAAGACCATGGACGGCATCTCGCCCGATGCACAGCAGGTGCTGCTTGCCTATGACTGGCCGGGCAATATTCGGGAATTGCGCAATGCCATCGAACGCGCGGTGTTGATCAGCGCGGCCAATGAGATCCGTCCGCAGGATCTGGCCATCAAAGTACGCTACAAACCGGCCCCCGTGCTTCCGGTTCAGCCAACCGTTTCGGCCATCGAACCGCCGCCCGTCGCTGCCACCAATGGCAACGGGGATGGCCTCGAGATTAAAATTCCGCAGCACGGCGTGAATTTCGAGGAGGTCGAGCAGCAACTCATCCGTATTGCCATGCGCCATTGCAACAACAATGCGTCCGCCGCCGCGCGTTTCCTGCGCATGACGCGCGAAACACTCCGCTACCGCCTCAAAAAGTTCGGTATCCGCGAAGAAGCCGAACGGTCCGAATAAACAAAGCGGGCGAACCTCGAAAGGTTCGCCCGCTGCACGTCCATATCATCGAGAACGCAGAGAACAGAAAGCCATCAGCCGAAAAAGGGAGACCTTCTTTCCGCGTTTCAGCCTTTGCTTCAGACGATCTTATTCGCCGATGAGGGTTCGGGCCACTCCACTTCGGAAGGCCGCACAAAGAACTTGATCCCGTCCTCGATCAGCTCCTTGGTCACATGATAAAGCACCACGGGGATCGCGGGGATCACTTCCAGAAATTCCCAGAAGAGGTTTGCTCGCTGCATAAGTCACCATCCTCGCCGATTAGATTGTTCATTACAAATCATACTTACTAAATCGCAGCCTATCCCATTACCATCACGGACTGGTTCACATCTGTTCTACTCCAATATACAGCTTATTTGTTTCAGCGCAACAGCAAAACGGACAATCGGCTCCGCTTGCAAAAAAGATTTCTGATCAGTTCTCCGGCAAACATCGCTATGCTCTGCTTCTTCCCGGAACCTGAGTTGACGGCCACAGAAAAAGCCCGCTCTCGAATGCGGAGCGGGCTTTGCAGATTGCCTTGCTGGGGGACAGGGACTCGAACCCCGACTCTCAGATCCAGAGTCTGATGTCCTGCCAATTAGACGATCCCCCAAGGGAATGACGATGGGCTACTTGTGAAAAAACACCCACTCGTCGAAGGCGAGGCAAATATACGGATATTTCTCACGCCGCGCAAGCCTGTCAAGTACCAACACTGGCCAGTAATTTGCTCTGGAATTCCATGTGAACCATAGAAAAAAACAGCATGTTATAAACAAGTTTAGGGAGTGCCACGGTGCCGCCCATTCTTGAAGTCCCACGATCCTCACGCTCCGCTGATGGTAACTTGCGTCTGGACAGTATGTTAGGACTGTTCCACGGTGTGGCCTGTCTCCTCGATCCGGAGGGCTCCATTCAATCCGCCGGAGAGAATTGGGATGACCTCCTGGGCCGCACGGGGAGGCCAGATCTGCTACGCAACGCAATTCTGGGCAAGCCCTTCCTCGAGCTGCTTCCCGGCGGTGACGAGCCGCGCACCTCCTTCTGCTTTGCACTGGCATCCCTGGCCGAAGGCAAACAGCGACAACTCGTGCAGGCCGCCGACTACGGCAGCGCGGGCCGGCCCTTTACCCTCACGTGGGTGTTTCATCCGCTGACCGAGGGCGATAAGCTCTCCGGGTATGTGGTTCAGGGGATCGATACGACCCAGGAGACCGTGATCCGCATGGCGCTTCTGGACCGCGAACGGCGGCTGCGGGAACTGAAGGCGATGTGTGAACGGCAGAACGATGAGATCGGCGGCCTGAAGAAACGGCTGGAAGGCAGGATTGCCGGGCACGATGACGCCATCAGCAACCTGTTGCAAGCGTTCGAGCGTGATCCGCAGGCCTTCCGCGAGGATCTTTGCCGGTTGGCAACCGAGACCTCTGGCGCGATGTTCGCGACCCTCGCGGCCTTTTCCCCGGCGAAGAACGGCTTCCATTTCACGGCCCATCACGCCGCACCGGATTTCCACCGTTTTGCCATCGGCGCGGATGCCTTTGAGTTGGAAGCCGGGGAAGGTCCAGCGGGGATTGCGGTGCAGAATGGCTGCGCCACCAAGTTCGACCATCTGCCGGAACGCGAGGATTTTGCCAAATGGGCACCGCTGGCCCGCGAATACGGTTACAACTGCATCTGGGCACTTCCTCTGGACGATGCCAGCGGGCTGTATGGCGCGCTGCAACTGTTTTTCCCGGAGCAGGACAAGCCGCTGTCGGTCGAACAGTATGCCACTTTGGCAGCCATGTGCCAGCATGCGGTACCGCTGCTGCGAGCTTCGGACGCGTGGCGCTCGCGCGTGGTTGCCGAGCCGCAGGCCGCGTCGGCAGAAAACAAGCCTGACAGTCTGCGCGCCCTGGCGGCAGGACTGTCCGAGGAATTCGGCAATCTGCTGACCGGAGTGCTGGGCCACTCGTCCCTTGCCGTGGCGGAGATCGGAGACAGCCACGCGGCGCTGAATGATATTCACGCGATTGAGCGCGCCGCGCGCAACGCGGCGCGGCTGACCCGGCGGCTCTCGGCCATTTGCGGCACGGCGCGGCGAGCGTCCACTCCGCTGGATTTGAATCACTATCTCAAGCAATATGTCGAGCGCGACCGCGCGAACTTCTTCGGGGACGGCCCGGCGCAGCTTGCCTTGCCCGGAATATCCTGTCCCGCGCGGGTGGATGTCGGCACGGTGGAAGTCATGCTGGACGGCATGGCCGAACATGCGCGGATGGTGATGAGCGGCGGCACACCGGCCTGGACCCTCACCACGACCGAGGATACTCTGACACTGACACTCACTTATGAAGGCAATACATCAGTGCCCGTGGGTTGGAATGATGGTGGAGTTCCTACGCACAGCCACGCGCCGATTCCCGAATTGCTGTTTGCCCGCGAGGCCGCGCGAGTGCTGGGGGGAGAGTTGACCTTCGGTGAAGATGGAATGACCGCATCGCTGACACTGTCTCTGCCACTGGTAAAGGCTGCCGTGCAGGCCTGAATGACTTTACGAAAATAAAAAGGGACGCCCTGTGACGGTGCGTCCCTTTTTTTGTGCGGGTTTTCCTATTTGAGCAGCATCATCTTCTTGACCTGACGCAGGCTGCCGGTTTGCAGCACCGCAAAATACAGACCGGAGGGATGGGCGTTGGCGTTCCACGTGACGGTGTGCGCGCCGGCCGTTTCGGTCTCATCGAGCAGTGTATCCACATGCTGGCCAAGGATGTTCAGCACTTCAAGCTTGATATGCGCGGCCTGGTTCAACTCGAACTGAATCTGCGTGCTGGGGTTGAAGGGATTGGGCGCATTCGAAAGGCTAAGGACTAAGGGATAAGGGCTCACATGAGATTCCTTTGCCGCTGCCGGGTGCACAGGAAGGCGCAGGCCGGGGTCGCCAAGCAACATAGAGCCGAAGGTGGTTTGCTGGACAGCGCGGTTTGCATCGAAGCCATTGGGATTGGCGCGCACAAATTCATCGAGACTCATCCGCCAAATGTCACTCAGCGTTTGCACGGAGTCGGAGGTTGCCAAACGGGCATTGATACGGCGAAGTTGGAGACCGGCATTGGCCCACATCCAACTGGAGACACCGATGCAGGCGATGGCCCCACCGTCGGGATTAGAAAGCAGCGAGGTGGCAATCGTACCCGCCCTATAGATGCCGGAGTACCGTTCGACATCATAGGAATAGCCGGCAAGAATTGGCAGGCGGTGGCCATTGGCCAGTGAATCGAATGTTTCGGCCAGGAGCATCATTCTTGCCGACCAGACGCCAAAGCCTCCGTGGCCGACGTACGTCAACAGGTAGCTTCCGGCGTTCATGTGGGCGATAATGTCCTCGCGGCTGCCGTACCACGGGTCCTGCGGCGGAACGTCGGGACAGTCGCGCTCGATGGTGTAGCCCGCACCGACCTCATCGGCGATGGGCTGACCATGATCCTGCCAGAAGCTGAAATAGGGATCCGAGTAATCAGCGATGATGTGCACCCGCCGCTGCCAGTCTTCACTGGACGGAGTTTCGTAAGCGGTGATTTTGGAATAGTAGTTCCAGAGTGCGCCGGAATCGGGATCCCACGGCAGACGGCCAACCGTGAACAGGGGCAGATGATTGTTCGAATCGGGATCGGTAACGTAGAAGTAATCGGAGATGTAATACTGGTGGTACCAATGCTCTCCGGTGGAATCCGCCCAGAAGCTGGAATCATCTTCCACATGCGAAGGAACCACATTGTGGAAGCCGATGATGAAGACGTCCCGCAGCCGGGGTTGCTGCCAGTTGCGGTAGGCATACCAGAGAAAATTCTTCAGAGTGGAATCGGCGGAAGTCCCGGTGTCGAATTCTGCCGCAATACTGTCGGTGGAGATCACGCCCACGGTGCGGCCATTTTGATTACGCCAGTTGGCCAGATCGTGGATCCAGGAATTGTTTTGCAGAACGTCACGCGTGGAAATGATCAGATAATCGGCGCGGTTGGCGGTATCGTGCAAGTTGGCTAAGGAGGTCGAGCAGAGCAGCAGGGCAAGCAGGAGGAGTGCGGATTTATAGGTCATGTGCGGGGATCTCATTTGAGGAGCATCATTTTCGTAACGTGACGGACCGAACCGGCTTCGAGCACCGCAAAGTACAGGCCCGAAGGATGATCGGCGCCACTCCAGGTGACGGTGTGGCTGCCGGCGATCTGCGGTGCATCCACAAGGGTGGCCACATGCTGGCCCAGCACATTCATGACTTCGAGCTTCACGTGTTCGGTCCGGTTCAGTTCGAATTGGATTTGCGTTGACGGGTTGAAAGGGTTCGGGTAGCAGGAAAGGCTGAGGGATGAAGGCTGGGGGGCGAAATCCTTCGTGTCCGCGTGGATGGCGGGAAGGCGCAGGCCGGGATCGCCGAGCAGCATTTCCCACATGGCGTGTATATCGGGAGAAGGGCTTATCGCCGCTGCATACCGCCACACGTCTCCCAGTACTCTTGGTGTGTCCGCCGCGGCCACTTGAAAGAAACTCTGGCGGTACATCACCGTTGTCATAACGAAGCAGAAATTGCTCATTCCGAAATAGGCAATGGCTCCGCCGTCGGGATTTTCCAGCAAGGCGCGCGGAATGCCGCTCACCGCGAAGTCATTCACGTTCACATCGAGTTCAATCCCCAGTACAATGGGCAGCCGGGCACCGTTGGATAGCGTGCGGAGGTTTTGGGGCGTCAAATGCAGCCCGGAGCCCCACGTTCCGAAGTCCGCCCGGCTGAAGGGCGCAACGATCAGACTGCCGTCATTCAGATGCTGCATGATGCCGGAACTGTCCCCATGCCACGGATCGCCCTGTGGATGGTCACAATAGTCGCGGGTTACGGTGATGCTGGAGTTCAGATTGACAATAGTGCCTTCCGACGCATCCTCGAAGTTGAAAGCCTGGTCCCGAAAATCGGCGATGAGTTGCAGGCGGGTCTGCCACGGAGCTTCAGGTTGGGACTCGTAAGCCACAACCTTGCTGTAGTAGTCATAGAGTTGCGGCGTCTGCGACGGGCTCCACGGCAGGCGGCCCACGGAGAACAGCGGCAGCATGGGCGAGTTTTCACGCACGGCATAGTAGTAATCCGTCAGTGCAGCCGCGCCGCCGGTGCTGTCAATGTGGCTGGGCACCAGATCGTGCCAGCCGATGATGAAAACGTCTCGCAGGTGCGGGGCGCTCCAGTGATCATAGACATAAAACAAAAAATCCTTCAGAGTGGTATCTGAAGGAAGGCCGTTCCCGAATTCGGTCCAGATGCTGTCCGCGGCGACGATCATGGCCGTGCGGCCATGCTGGCTGCGCCATGCCGCAAGCTGCTGGATCCAGGGATAACTTTGCAGAAGGTCCGCCGGGGCAATGATCAGGTAGTCGGCGGCTTGGGCGGGGTCGTGCAGGTCCGCACCGGCTTGGCCCACGGTACACAGGATGAGCACCGTTACCGAGATGCTCGCAAAAAAGGTTCGCATTTTACCCTCGTTGTCAGAAGTTCTACTGTCTTCGTCAGTCGACAATCAAGCTCCGGCATGGTGCCGGAAGCTCGGGGCAAAACTTAACAACGAGTGGGGCGAACCCTCCTTTAGGTAATGTTTAAGCGGAAGGACAACAATTTATACTAATCTGCGGATAAAGTCAAGAACACTTTTCAGGAGGCATGCCTCTCCATCCGTGACTTTTTCTTCTTTCTTCATCCCTCCTGTTAGTGAGCAAGGGGCGTCCTTCATTCGACGATCATCGTCCCAGCTTTTCGTTCGCCGCCTAAGATCATCGGAAACCTTCCCCGTTTTTCAGGGTTAAATGCGATAACTGTTGTATAGAGGGCAGGAAGAAGTTCATAGATACCAAGCTCTTCGATTTCAAACAACTCTTCTTCGGGCTCCTTGTCATAGCGGTGGATAAGCAGTTGTGCAGGAAGGCCTGCCGAAACGGTGACTTCGGCGGGAGCCATTCGCCCGGCCAGCCGAATCTCAATACGTTGAAGTCCACGTTTATCAGCACCATAACTGAATTTCTTGCGGAAGAAGAGAAGCCACAGAATAAACGCGGCAATCGCAATTTCGACCAGTAAAACCCATGGATTATCGCCATTTGGAAGAGTCAGCACGGAGCCACCTCACTTTGCCGCGCCACGAATAGCCGAGGAAACGAGAGCATTGTGTTGCAAATTGCCTCGGTTGATCCATCGTTTTGCAGAAAATTATTGACATTAATCAGAGGAATTCGTATCATTAGCAAAACGGGAACTTTTCCGCTGTCCCGTATGTTATCAGAATGCAGCCAGTATGAGTTCGGAAAGACTGCTCAGAACGGCGAGCAAGAAATCATTCAGTGAAAGGACGATGTAGCCATGGTGATCCTGAACATTCAGCAGGCTGCGAAGTTCTTGGGAAAGACCCCTGCAGCCCTCCGCAACGGTTACAAGAGGTGGGGCGTGCCCCACTTCCGGCTTGGTGGTCAGATCAAGTTCACGCAGGAAGCACTTCAAGAGTGGGTTGCGAAGAACATGGTCGAAGCGACCGCTGAACCCAGCACGGAGCCTAAGAATAAACCCGCTGCGCCTGCCGACGGCCGTCGTAGCAAGCGGGGTTCAGTCAAGGCAGCTTCGCGCCCGTAGTTCTCAAGAGTTCTTCGTGGGCATAGCCCGCGCACAAAAAGGGTATTTCCGAAAGGGAATGCCCTTTTGTTTTGCCCCCGGGCAGGAAATAGGAAAGGTGAAATAGAAAACGCGATGGGTTGTGGATGTGGTCATTGTTGCGGGCCGGTCTAAGACCGGCCCCTACACCCGGCTCGGCGATGACGTCATGGCGGCTTCTGCTTTCCTATTTCCTATTTCTCATTTCCTATTTTTGTCTTCGAGCACCGTCTCGTCTTCGGCGCGCCAAGGCGGGTCGACGATGCAGAGAAACTCCAGATCGGCAGGGCCGATGCTGAAGATTCTTTGCGCGCTCCGCGGCGGAATGTAGATGGTATCACCGGGGAGCACATCGCGCTGCTCCCCATCGATTTCCACCCGTCCCGCGCCTTGCAGAATGTAATACACTTCACTGGATGCCAGCACGTGCAGCGATGACCAGTGGCCGCAGGC
This window of the bacterium genome carries:
- a CDS encoding sigma-54 dependent transcriptional regulator, producing the protein MPGTILVIDDDADIRRLIRFALEEHDYEVIEANDGESGLAQFTTVLPDLSIIDVGLPGKYDGVDVLRFMHDVQARHPVLIISGQASPEKAVEAMKQGAFDYLGKPLNLEKLSLLIERALTFARKDTELERVTETTKATFGFDRLIGSCGCMQDVINTARKVATVPFATVLLTGDSGTGKELIAHAIHLASSNAKEPFVEVNCAAMPENLLEAELFGFEKGAFTDAKARKRGLFEVASAGTFFLDEMGDMPPNLQVKLLKVIEERSFRRLGGTQTLNVQFRLIAATNADLHERMAVGMFRRDLYYRLNVFTIHLPPLRERGRDIIEIAEHFVRHFNKEFGKTMDGISPDAQQVLLAYDWPGNIRELRNAIERAVLISAANEIRPQDLAIKVRYKPAPVLPVQPTVSAIEPPPVAATNGNGDGLEIKIPQHGVNFEEVEQQLIRIAMRHCNNNASAAARFLRMTRETLRYRLKKFGIREEAERSE
- a CDS encoding C25 family cysteine peptidase encodes the protein MTYKSALLLLALLLCSTSLANLHDTANRADYLIISTRDVLQNNSWIHDLANWRNQNGRTVGVISTDSIAAEFDTGTSADSTLKNFLWYAYRNWQQPRLRDVFIIGFHNVVPSHVEDDSSFWADSTGEHWYHQYYISDYFYVTDPDSNNHLPLFTVGRLPWDPDSGALWNYYSKITAYETPSSEDWQRRVHIIADYSDPYFSFWQDHGQPIADEVGAGYTIERDCPDVPPQDPWYGSREDIIAHMNAGSYLLTYVGHGGFGVWSARMMLLAETFDSLANGHRLPILAGYSYDVERYSGIYRAGTIATSLLSNPDGGAIACIGVSSWMWANAGLQLRRINARLATSDSVQTLSDIWRMSLDEFVRANPNGFDANRAVQQTTFGSMLLGDPGLRLPVHPAAAKESHVSPYPLVLSLSNAPNPFNPSTQIQFELNQAAHIKLEVLNILGQHVDTLLDETETAGAHTVTWNANAHPSGLYFAVLQTGSLRQVKKMMLLK
- a CDS encoding C25 family cysteine peptidase gives rise to the protein MRTFFASISVTVLILCTVGQAGADLHDPAQAADYLIIAPADLLQSYPWIQQLAAWRSQHGRTAMIVAADSIWTEFGNGLPSDTTLKDFLFYVYDHWSAPHLRDVFIIGWHDLVPSHIDSTGGAAALTDYYYAVRENSPMLPLFSVGRLPWSPSQTPQLYDYYSKVVAYESQPEAPWQTRLQLIADFRDQAFNFEDASEGTIVNLNSSITVTRDYCDHPQGDPWHGDSSGIMQHLNDGSLIVAPFSRADFGTWGSGLHLTPQNLRTLSNGARLPIVLGIELDVNVNDFAVSGIPRALLENPDGGAIAYFGMSNFCFVMTTVMYRQSFFQVAAADTPRVLGDVWRYAAAISPSPDIHAMWEMLLGDPGLRLPAIHADTKDFAPQPSSLSLSCYPNPFNPSTQIQFELNRTEHVKLEVMNVLGQHVATLVDAPQIAGSHTVTWSGADHPSGLYFAVLEAGSVRHVTKMMLLK
- a CDS encoding cupredoxin domain-containing protein; this encodes MLTLPNGDNPWVLLVEIAIAAFILWLLFFRKKFSYGADKRGLQRIEIRLAGRMAPAEVTVSAGLPAQLLIHRYDKEPEEELFEIEELGIYELLPALYTTVIAFNPEKRGRFPMILGGERKAGTMIVE
- a CDS encoding helix-turn-helix domain-containing protein — encoded protein: MVILNIQQAAKFLGKTPAALRNGYKRWGVPHFRLGGQIKFTQEALQEWVAKNMVEATAEPSTEPKNKPAAPADGRRSKRGSVKAASRP
- a CDS encoding cupin domain-containing protein, coding for MLIQRLAELPEFIAGDHTRLREMLHPHKQPLPLSYSLAHATLACGHWSSLHVLASSEVYYILQGAGRVEIDGEQRDVLPGDTIYIPPRSAQRIFSIGPADLEFLCIVDPPWRAEDETVLEDKNRK